The following nucleotide sequence is from Deltaproteobacteria bacterium.
CGCAGAATCGGCAGGCGATGCACTCTTTTCTGCGGGCAAGAACGGGAACGGCCTTTTTATTGTCGGTTTCCAAGGTATACCTCAACTGCAGGCATGCCGTGGGACAGGCATCCATGCACATGTTGCAGGACATGCAGCGAAATTCGTCAATGAGGGGTTTGGGCCAATTTTTCCTGATGCGGATGCGCTCGATGACCGACCCGTTTTCATCCAGCACCGCCGACTGCGGGCAAATTCTTCCGCAGGCGCCGCAGGCAATGCAGCGTTCCGCATCGATCTTGTGATCCTTTCCCTTTTCACCCAGAATGGCATCCACCGGGCATATTTTCTTGCAGACACTGCAACCGATGCACTTTTCGGTTATCTTGAACGGCATGTTGGTATTTGGCAAAATATCGTCCCGCGATGCTACAGTTCCAGGCGCTTTATAAGGGCTTCGGTGGGATGGCCGGTTTCCGGGTCCCACTCCAAAGCGTCCCAATAGTCACGGATCATCCGCTCCACCGGCACGGCTCTACCCTTGTTGGCGCCGGCCGAAAGGGGGGGGCGTCCCAACGCCCGATCCGTCATTTTTATTTTCCCCGGCTCGATCCCCTGTTTGAGATTGAACATCTGCTTCAGCGTCTGAATACGTGCACCGGTCACCATGTAATCATCCGGTGAATACCCCCAGCCGGTGGCGGCCTCCAGCCATTTGAACAGGGGGAAGGTTTCGAGCCCGAAAAGGGCGCCATACATGCAGGCGCCCGAACCGTTGATGATATTCATGTATTTGCTGCACGCTGCCGCCGCCACCGCTTTTTCCCTGTCCGGAACGTATTTGCTCCGCTTGAGGTAGATCAGGTCCGGTTCGGGAAGGCGGGATACCTGCTCCCACAACCTGAAAAGCTCGTAGTAGAGCTGCGATCCGATGGTGTGCCTTCCCGGGGTTGCCTCCACGCTGTTGTGCAGTGCAAACCCGGGATCGAAACGGCCGTCATGCATGGCCAACTCCTGGCCGCCCGCGTGAATGGCGAACGTCCCGGACCCCCTGCCGATCTTTTGCGAAGCCATTTTGACGCCATCGGCCAAAAGATCACCGATGCCGTCCCGGGCAATCATCTTGTCGACCAGCGCTTCGATGGCCGCACGGTTGCCCCAGGTAAGAGCAAGCCCGTCGGTATCCCCGGTGGTCAGGATCCCCTTTTCAAAACACTCGATGGCAAAGGCCACGGTCCCACCGGCGGAAATGGTGTCCATGCCCGCCCGGTTGAGCTTCTCGTTCAGGCGGAAAATGCTTTCCGAATCGTCGTTCATACACAATCCGCCCAGGGCCATAACGGTTTCATATTCGGGCTTGTGGGTCTCTCCCTGAATCCCCGACCGCAGGCAGAGGCCGCCGCACCCCAGTGGGCATGAGTAGCAATGATACCTCACGACGACGCAGTCGGAAAACACATCGGGGTTCAGCTTTGCCGAGTGTTCCCGGGGAAAATCCTCGTTGCTGCCCTTCCAGTTCTTTATGGGCGTATCGCCGAGTTCAATCAGAATCTGGTTGAGGCTGGCCGTGCCCCACTTCTGGAGCATGCGTTTGTAAACCGTGTTGAAATAAAGGGCTTCCGCGGAGGGTTGAGCGGGCAGTGCCCGTAAAAAAGCACCCAGGTAGGAAAGCACATTTGCCGGAGGAAAGGGCGGCATGAATTGAATGCTGTCATTGCACGCCTTGCTCAGGCGTTTGATTTCGGCCTTGTTGTTGGATGAAATCCGCTGAACGCCATCCAGGACGACGGCTTTCAGACGCTTGGACCCCATGACGGCACCCAGCCCGGAACGGGCGGCCATTCTGCCGCCGTCGTTGGCAATGCCGGAAATCAGGGACAGGTTCTCCCCGGCCGGACCGATGCAGGCAATGCGCGGGTTGTTGCACCCGGCTTTCGCTTTCAGGAACCGTTCGGTTTCCTTGGTGTCCTTTCCCCACAACGCTTTTGCATCGCGGAGTTCGGCTTTTTCACCGTGGATGCAAAGGTAAACCGGATGACGGCTTATTCCCGAAAAGAAAATGCCGTCGTACCCGCACCGTTTGATGGCCGGTGAAAAGTTGCCGCCGCAGTTGGCATCTCCCCATGTCCCGGTCAGGGGAGATTTCCCCGCCGCCATCCACCGCCCGGTGAACAGGCTGCCCGTGCCCGTCAGGAGTCCGGAAACGAAACAGAGTACGTTTTCCGGCCCTAACGGATCGGCAGCCTTCGGGATCGCATCGTACAGGATGCGAACAGCCATACCCGAACCGGAAAGATACTTTCGGTAAAGCGATACGGCAATTTCTCTCTCCTCGAGAAGGCCCCTGTCCAGGTCCACCCAGAGAATTTTACCCATACACCCGTTGTTGGCTGTCTTCATTTGGCCTCAACCTAATCTGAACCTGGGTTCAAGCTACAATATGGCCAATCCCGTTGTCAAACCCAAGACCGTCCCCTGCAGAAGAAAAAAAAACTTGACAACCGCCGTATTTCAATTATTGTTCGTACCATGAACCTTCTAGGCGGAAACATACCGGAACGCCAGCTTGACCAGTTTCAGAATTTGATTACCAAACTGTATCAATGCTGCCAGGACCGCATGCGCTACCAGAGTGAGCGATTCAGCCTGCCGGAGGCCGAAATGCGCTGCCTGCTTCTGTTCGGGGACGAAAAGTATTTAACGCCCAAAGGCCTGGCCGGCAAACTGAATCTGGTCAAGAGCCGCATTTCGAAATTGATTTCCGGTCTGAACAAAAAAGGGCTGATCCAACGCGTCACCGATCCGGTGGACTCCAGAACCACGCTGTTGTGCCTGACCGCCGCAGGTCATAAAAAACTAAATGAAATCAAAAAGTTCTTAAATGACACGCACGAAGAAGTTCTCAGACAGATGGAACCGGAGCAACGCAATACCATGATGACCAACCTCGAGCTGCTGAAGGCATCCATGGAATCGATCAAGGAATTGATGGTATAGAACAAAATCAACAGGTTACCATCGCGACAATCTCGCGCAAATGGTTCACATAGAGCTCATATCATCATATTAATTTGCACAACCACTTAATTTTATATCCATATTATAGTTCATAGTAGCGGTTATCTAAGGAGGCATTATGTCAACAGTCGAAGAACAAGTCGCAAATCTTAAAGCACAGCTGGATGCTATGAGCGCCAAAGCCACTGCCAACAAACTGTCCATGATCGTTTTCAGCGGCGATCTGGACAAGGCCCTGGCTGCATTCATTATCGCCACCGGCGCCACCGCCATGGGCATGGATGCGGTCATGTTTTTCACCTTCTGGGGAACGCCGATACTGCGTGCCGGCAACAAAAACGTGGGCGGAAAAGACATGATGGGAACCATGTTCGGAAATATGCTGCCCAAAGGCGCCGAAAAAGTCAAACTGTCCAAAATGAACATGGGCGGCATGGGTACTGCCATGATGAAATCCCTGATGAAGAAAAAAAACGTGGCCTCCTTACCGGAAATGATCGCGCTTGCCCAGGAACTGGGCGTTAAAATTTACGTGTGCGAAATGTCCATGGACCTCATGGGGTTCAAACGTGAGGAGATGATCGACTATGAGGGCCTTGAATTCGCCGGAGTGGCCACCTTCCTTGCGGAGGCACAGGACAGTAAAGTGCAGCTGTTCATCTAGCCGGGGGGGGCTGACCGTCGTTAACACGACCGCCGGCCTGAAATTCGCAGCCAACACACCGGGGCCGATTTAATCGGTTCAGGGTTTGAAAAAAAGTTTTGCAACCGCATCAAAAAGGAGGAATTATCATGAGCGACGACATCAGTGTAGAAAAGCAAATGGACCTGAGCGGCCTGGCATGCCCCATGCCGGTGGTCAAGGTCAGCAAAGGCATTAAGGAAATCGAGGTGGGCCAGGTGCTCGAGGCTGTCACGACCGATCCCGGTTCTCTCACCGATTTTCCAGCCTGGGCGCGCACCAGCGGAAACGAAATCCTTAAAACCGATCAAGACGGTGACACCATTAAATTCTATATCCAGAGAAAATCCTAAACGGCACCATCAACATTTGAATTCACCCGGAACCCATGCGTTACGGTAGGCGTCGCATCCCTGGGAGGGGTGCACACCGCCCCGTCACGAAGCCCGGGTGAATTCAAAAGTAAACGGAGGTTGTTTTGCAATCCCTGTATTATTTCATTCTGGTCCCCATGGTATATGTTGCCGCTGCCGTATTCGTTGTCGGTACAGCAGCCAGATTAATTAAAATTTTCACCGCGCCCGCGCATCCCACGACGCTGCAGATCTATCCGACTCCGAAAGGAAAGTTTCTGACGCTGCTCAGCGATATTTTTCTTTTCCCCACCGTGCGCAGGCACAAACCCCTATTATGGGTATTTCTGATCGTCTTTCACATCGGTCTGATCCTGCTGTTCATCGGCCACCTGGAACTGATCTGGGACGTGAGCGTTTTCCAGATCATACCCCATGAACCGTTTCTGGGAAAGGGATACCTGGGGCTCATTTTGGCCGTCTGCCTGCTCTATTTTCTCTTTCGAAGATTTATTTCGCCGGTCAAAGAGCTCTCGGTGCCCGAAGACTACTATCTGCTCATCCTGCTGTTTCTTATTGTCATCTTCGGCAGTGAAATGGATTGGGCCCGGCGGATCTATTTCTACGAGGAGATGACCGTCGACGATTACCGCGTTTATTTGTCAAGCCTGCTGGCCCTCAGGCCGGAACTTCCCGATGGGATCATTTTTTCAGGCCACTCTTTCATGCTGGTGCTGCACGTTTTCATAGCCAACCTGTTCCTTATTTTCTTTCCCTTCAGCCAAAGCATGCATTCGTTCCTTTCGATTCCCATCAACAAATTGAGAAGAGGTTAGCCATGGACCAGGATACCCGAAATGAACTTCTAAAACTTTTCAAAAGTAAACTCAACCAAGCCATGCGGCTTTACCTGGAAACCTGCACCCGCTGCGGTGTCTGCGTCGAAGCCTGTCATGTTTACGCGTCGACGGGCCAGGTCAAGCATATCGCCGCCTATCGCGGTGAAATCATCAGAAGGCTCTATAAAAAATACTTCAAAACACGGGGCAAGATCTGGCCTTCGGTGGGTGAAGCCAGCGAGCTGAGCGACAGGGCCATAGAACCCCTCTTCGAAGCGGCTTACTCCTGCACCGGTTGCCGGCGCTGCATGGTCTACTGTCCCTTCGGCATCGATACCCAAATGCTGATGTCCATCGCCAAGCTGCTGCTCATCGGTGCCAGCGCAGAGCCCGAAATTCTGACGATGCTGGCCGACACGTCCGTGGAAAAAGGCAAATCCCTCGAATTTTTCAAGGAGGGCTTTTTAAAGGGCGTTAAAAACCTGGAAAATGAAGTCGTCAAAAAATGGAAAATCGAGGCGGGCGAAACCGCCATTCCCGTGGATGTGGAAGGCGCCGACCTGCTCTATGTGGCCCTGGCAGGGGCTCACTCCATCATACCGGCGGCGGCCGTTTTCAATGCCGCCGGCGAAAACTGGACCTTGAGCTTTTTTGAGGCTGTCAATTTCGGGGCCTTCGTGGGAGACCCCACCAAAACGAAACTGATTCTCGACCGCATCATCAATGAGGCGCTGCGCCTCAAGGTGAAAGAGGTCTGTATCTGCGAATGCGGCACCGCCTTCCGGGTAATGAAACAGCTCTCCGGGCCCCAGCCGTTCAAAGTCACATCCATTACGGAGGTGCATGCCCGCTACCTTCGTGAAAACAGGATCAAGCTTGACAAATCGCGGTTCAAAGAAGCGGTTACCTATCACGATCCCTGTCAGATCGCCCGCAACGGCGGCGTGATCGACGAACCCCGCTTCATTCTGCAACACCTCACGGATGATTTCCGTGAAATGTCACCCGAACCGAAATATAACTGGTGCTGCGGCGGGGGCGGCGGGCTTGTGGCCCTGGGGGATGAAACCATCGACTTCAGGATGAAATCGTCGAAGGTCAAAGCCGAACAGGTGCAGAAAACCGGAGCCGGCATCCTGACCACCGCCTGTGAAAACTGCCATACCCAACTGGACAATCTCAACGATCACTACAAGCTGGGCGTGGAGGTCAGATTTCTATCGTCCATGGTCGCCGATGCCCTCGTTCAAGAACAATAATAATTTAGGAGGAATTTGATGCAAAAACGTTTTATTTTAACCATTATCTTAGCCCTGTGTCTGGTGCCGCCGGCAATGGCCACCAACGGCAGCAACCTCATTGGGGTCGGCCCCATGTCCAGGTCCATGGGAGGGGTCGGTGTCGCCGCTCCCCAGGACGCCATCGGCGCTATTTTTGCCAACCCTGCAGCCATCTGCTTCGGGCCGTTCTGCCCGGGTGCGGAAGCCGACTTTGCCGGCACCTATTTCAGCCCCAGCGTCGACGGAAAAGCCAAGGTTACGGTTCCGACGGGGAATCCGAGCCAACCCTATACGCAGGTGAAAGGCAGCGATACCAGCGAGATGGATCCTTCGGTCGTTCCCGCCATCGGCATCTCCACGCCCCTCTCACCGAAGTGGCGCTTCGGTGTCGGCGCTTACGGTGTCTCGGGCATGGGGGTAAGCTACAAGGAATCCGATCTGCCTCTGCCCGGCAACATCTACACCAAACTGGAAGTGATGAACTTCGCACCCAACCTGGCCTACCTGATCAACCCGAATTTCAGCGTGGGTGCCAACGCGATTGTCAGCTATCAGAACCTGGACCTCGGTTACGGTGCCGATCACGGCTACAGTATGGGCTTTCAGCTGGGCGGGTTGTACAAGCTGGGAATCATCAACCTGGGTGCGTCATACACCTACCACCAAGGCGTCACCCACAACAAGGTCGCCTATCTTGACGATTACGACGCCTCCGGCAATCTGACCGCTGATGCCACCCTAGACGATCTCGAACTGCAATCCCCCCAGGTCGTCGCCCTGGGCGTCGCCCTGGAGCCCGGATCCTCCTGGCTGGTCGAAGTGAACACGCGCTGGATCAACTGGTCGAACGCCAACGGCTACAAAGATTTCGATTGGGAAGACCAGTGGGTCTTCGCCCTGGGCGCCCAGTACAAACTCACGGACGCCTTCTCTTTACGGGCGGGCTACAACTACGCCAAAAACCCCGTCAAAGAGCACGACGGTTTCAATCCCATGGGCAGCACCGACGTACAAGGTCACGACGTCGGCAACGTCAACTACGAAGCCCTGCGCATTCTCGGATTCCCGGCCGTGGTCGAACATCACATCACCCTGGGGGCGGGATACAAGTTCAGCACCACTATAGCGCTCAATCTGGCCTACGTGCATGCCCTCGAGAATACCACCAAGGAATCCTCCGCGGGTGACGCCTTCAGCTTCGAGTCTTCACTCAAGGAGGATACCGTTACCCTGGGCCTGACATGGTTCTTTTAACGCTGGGCTCAATCGTATTGAGTCATTTCAACCTGGATTGAGGTTTAATTTACCAACCGATTATTGATTCGAAAGCAAGCAAGGAATGAACCGGGGAATGTGCTGGCCGCATTCCCCGGCCGTCTTTTTAATTGACTAACTCCTGCAGTTTCATTAAGTTTTGAACCTGTGAACAGTTGAGTTTGGTATTTGTTTAGAATTTGGGATTTTTTTATCCGGTCCAGATGTACCTGAAACCAACTGCTTTCACAAACATGATGGGATTTGGTCAAATTGGTACTAAAAAGGAGGCTTCACCCATGGAAGTGCAATCGTTTACAGCGCAGGAGTTATTTTCATGGCTTATCGCCAAGGAAGACTTTCTGCTCGTGGATGTTCGTAATGACGAAGAGTTCGGCCGGTTCAAGGTGGAGGGTCCCTATCCCTTCGACATGGTGAACGTACCGTACATGGAGTTCATCGAACACGAAGAGGAAAGCGTTGCCAAAGTGCCCCGCGGTAAAAAGGTGCGGATTGTCTGCGCCAAGGAAGGCTCATCCAAATACGTTGCCGAAATCCTGGTCAATCACGGTTTCGACGATGTGGCCCACATGCTGGTCGGCATCAAAGCCTGGGGAAACCTGCTCGCTCCCGTACGCGTCGCCGGCGGCGCCGATTATGAGCTGCATCAGTTCCGGCGACCGGGCAAGGCCTCCTGCAGCTACGGCCTCGTCTGCGGCGAGGAGATGATGGTGTTTGACCCGGCCAAAAATATTGCGGCCTACACCGAATTTGCCGCCGAAAAGGGCTGTAACATCACAAAAACCTTCGAAACCCACCGCCAGGCCGATTACATTTCCGGCAGCATGGGGCTGAACAAATCCCTGGGCGTCGAGATCGTCGCGCCCGACGAGGATTTTCACCCGGCCACGTTCGCTTACACGCCCGCCGGAGACGGAACCGTTTTCAGGTTCGGCAACGGGGGGCCGGAAGTCAAGTCGATCCACACACCCGGCCACACCCCGGGCAGCACCTGCTATCTGATCGATGACCGCTACATGATAACCGGCGACACGGTCTTCATCTACTCCATCGGGCGCCCGGACCTGGGGGGCATGGCCAAGGAGTGGTCCCAGATGCTGTTCGACACCCTGCAGCAGAAAATCCTTCAGTGGGACCGTGCGACACTGATGCTTCCAGGCCACTACATGGACTGGAAGGAAGCCAATCAGGACCTTGTTTTCACGAGGTCGCTCGAACAAATCAAAGAAATCAACGCTGACATCTACAACATTGCCGACGCAGACACCTTTTACGGCTTTATCGAGGCCAACATGCGCAAGCAGCCCGACGAATATGCCAAAATTCGTGAAATCAACGCGGGTCTGGTAACGGTAGATGATGAAAATGCCGATATCATGGACCTGGGAAAAAACGAGTGCGCCGCCAGCAAGATGGCCAACAAATAACATTTTCAAAACCAGCGTGAGGCGTAATGAAACCGGGGCGCTGCCCCGGCTCCATTGCGCCTTTGTTGTTGACAAATACTTTTTTACTTTATATGTATCGTCTTTTATATCTGGGTCGATCGAAAGTCTGCAGAGCAGACAAATTCAATAAAACCACTTGGAAAGGAGAAAAAAGCAAATGGCAAATTTGATTCCACCTCATGGCGGAAAGGGTTTAACCTGCTGCCTTCTCGAAGGCGCGGAACTAGATGCGGAAAAGAAGAAGGCTGAGGGCCTGAAAAAGGTCGAGATTTCAGCGCGGGCCAAAGGCGACCTCATCATGATGGGTATCGGCGGATTCAGCCCGCTGACCGGATTCATGACCAAGGCAGACTGGAAGGGTGTCTGCGAAAATTTTCTGATGGCCGACGGTACCTTCTGGCCGATCCCGGTTACCCTCGACGCGAGCAAGGAAGATGCCGACGCTATCAGTGAAGGCGATGAAATCGCCCTGTACGATCCCGAAGGCGACGAGATCATGGCCACCATGCAGGTCACCGAAAAGTTCGAGATGACCGAGGCCGACAAAACCTTTGAGTGCGAAAAAGTCTATATGGGCGAAGGTACCCCGACCCCCGAGGAATTCTGGAAAATCGCCAAAGACGATCACCCCGGCGTCCAGATGGTCATGAACCAGAAAGCGTTCAATCTGGCCGGCCCCGTCAAGGTGCTCAGCGAAGCCGAATACCCCACCAAATACGCCGGTGTCTATGCCCGCCCGGCAGAATCCCGCAAGATGTTCGAAGAAAGGGGCTGGAGCGAAGTTGCCGCCCTGCAGCTGAGAAACCCCATGCACCGCTCCCACGAATACCTGTGCAAAATTGCCGTCGAGGTGTGTGACGGCGTCTACATCCACTCTCTGGTGGGTAACTTGAAACCAGGCGACATCCCCGCCGAGGTCCGCGTAAAATGCATCGATACACTGGTGAAGAACTACTTTGTGGAGCAAAACGTGATCCAGGGCGGATATCCCCTGGATATGCGCTACGCCGGTCCGCGTGAAGGCCTGCTGCACGCCACCTTCCGTCAAAACTACGGATGCTCCAAGATGATCATCGGCCGTGACCACGCCGGCGTGGGTGACTTCTACGGCATGTTCGAAGCCCAGACCATCTTCGACAAGATTCCGACCCCCGAGGGCGAGGGCAAGGCGCTGCTCTGCCAGCCGCTGAAGATCGACTGGACGTTCTACTGCTACAAATGCGACGGCATGGCCTCCCTGAGAACCTGCCCGCATGCAAAGGAAGACCGCGTTCTGCTTTCCGGCACCATGCTGAGGAAGATGCTTTCCGAAGGTGGAGATCTGCCGGATCACTTCGGCCGCGACGAAGTTGTCGCCATCCTGCGTGACTACTATGAAGGCCTCACCGAAAAGGTCGAAATCAAGACCCACAAGGCCGCTACCGGCGACTAAAAATAATTTCGCCACGGGGCGGAATTATGGAACGCGGCTTCGCCGCTTAAAAAACAAAAAGGGTGTGACGAAACGTCACACCCTTTTTCTGTTATTGCTCCAACGTTGCCTGTGCAATTTCCTGATCCATCGCCACAACCATGCTGGGCAACGTATCATGCGACTCCGGTTTGTACGTCATCATCAGGTCTTCAGGATTGCCGGCCTCAACGCCCTCAGTCTCAGTGAAATATGCGATAACCCTCTTGACGCGGGATAACGCTCGGCGACTCTCGGGTTGCGGATAGCGCCATACGCTTTTGCTACCGCTAAAAAAATCTCTATGAAAATTGTTTTTTCAAAACCGCATTTTAACCACAAGTAATTTTAAACCACAAACAGGGGTCGGCAAGGTTGCCGAACCCTGTTTGTGGTTTTACCATCACTACTTCGGCGAAGCCGCTACCGCCGGAAATGACATTGCCCGTGCAATTTTATTTCCTGCCGATGTACTCGTTATACGCCATGGCTGCCGTCCGGTAGACCAGGTGGGCCAGTTTTGAATAGGCAATGAAGAAAAACAAGCTCCACACGAACATCAGGTGGACATAGTACAAGAAGTAGGTGACGCCGGCCATGCCCGCCAGGCGGGTCATTTCGGAAAGAAGCCCGGTGACCCCCAGCGACAGGGCCCATATAACCAGCCACCAGTCTTTGTAGGCTGAAACCTGATCTTTTTTGGCCAGCCGCTGCTTGATCATCAGCACACTGCCGATGACCAACGAAACGCCGGCAATGTTCCCCAGCCACTTAACCGGGTTGAGCTGTGAATAGGGGCCGTGGATCTGAAACACATACAGGACCACGAAGAAGATGCTGGTGACGATGAAAAGGCCGATGAAGCCGAACAGCACCATCATGTGGGCCGTGGCCCGATCCTTGTTCTCCCCGCATTCGTTGAATTTGTCATGCTTCAGGATCGGCAGGATAATGCGTATCAGCCCCTGGATCATGCCCATGGGATCGATTTTCTTGATGTCGGTCTTGCCGTCCGCCAGGGCGTTCTGGTGCATATCGTTCAAGAACCGTTTCAGGCCGATGGCAAAAGTGGCCACCGTCCAGATCGCCGCCGGAATCATCATGATGTCCACCAGCCAGGTGGAGAAGAAATGGGCATGCGCGATTTTGTCACCTTCGGGCGTAAAGTCCAGCAGACCCGTGATGAGGCCCACCACCAGAAAAAGAACCGCCGGAATGCCCAGAACGATGGGCAGCTTCTTGGGGTCGTTGATCAGCTTGCCGATGGCCTTGACCGGTCCGTACTCGGTAACCGCGTAGGCCCTGATAGCCGCCAGCACGTCGCCGGGTTTGGCGCCACGGGGGCACAGGGTGGAGCAGTCGCCGCAATTATGGCACAGCCAGACATCGCCGTTGCCCACCAGTTTGTCCTTCAAGCCCCATGAGGCGGCAATCATCTCTTTTCTCGGGAAAGGCTTGTTGTCGGGGGCGATCGGGCAGGCCACCGAACAGGTGGCACACTGAAAACACTTTTTCAGATCTCCCCCGCCAAGCCCTTTCACTTCGTTAATAAAGCCAATATCCGGCTCCACAACATATGCATCCGCCATCTGAATACCTCCTATATAAATTGACACAAAAACCGTTTTCCGATTTTTTCTTTAAAGTTGCCTTACCGTTGCATGTGTCCAAAACGGGCTTAGAATCCCTTGAAGGGGTTCGGTCCGAGATCTTCGACCATCTCCACGAATTCGTTCACCATCTGCGGAATCTTGTCATAATCGTCAATGGCCACCTGGAACTGGGTCACCCGTTCGTTTTCCAGAGCCAGGCTCTGCAGGGCGTCGCCGATTTTCTTCATGCGTATGTCGGCCAGCTCGCTACCCTTGACAAAATGGCACTGGTAGTCGTCGCCATGCTTGCAGCCCATGAGGAAAACACCGTCCATCCCCTGCGACAGGGCATCCTTGATCCAGATGACGTTGACCGATCCCAGGCAGCGCACCGGGATGAAACGCACGTCGGCCGAATAGGTCATACGGTTCAGGCCGGCGATGTCCAGGGCCGGGTAGGCGTCGTTTTCACACACCAGACCGAGGATGCGCAGGGGGGGATCGTCGTAATCGTCTTCCGAGGGAACGCCGATGGCCTTCACCATGGAACCGATGCTGTCGATGCTGTAGTCCGCGAACCCGATAATGCGTTCGGGACAGGCGCCCATGCAGGTGCCGCAGCGACGGCAACGCGTGGGATTGGGTTTGGGAGTCCCCTTTGCGTCGTCGTCCAGGGCGCCGAAAGGACACTCTTCCGTGCAGCGTTTGCACTGGGTGCAGCGTTGAAAGAAAAAGTCCGGAAAAGTCATGTCGCCGGAGCGCGGGTGTACGGACACGCCGCGGTTGACCGACTCGATGCACTGGATCGCTTTGAGGGCCGCACCGGAGGCGTCCTCGATGGACTCCTCCACGGACAGGGCCCTGCGAATCCCGCCGGCCGCATAGACGCCGGTGCGCTGGGTTTCATAGGGAAAGCAAATGAAGTTGGAATCCGCGTAATCATTGAAAAGCGCGTTGTCGCGGAAACCGGGGCCCTGCCGGTAGGCCAGGTTGATGACCGGGTCGTCCTTGGTTACCGGGACCATGCCGGTACCCAAAACCACCATGTCGGCCTTGACCCTGATCTTGTCGCCCAAGAGGGTGTTGTCCGC
It contains:
- a CDS encoding MBL fold metallo-hydrolase, producing MEVQSFTAQELFSWLIAKEDFLLVDVRNDEEFGRFKVEGPYPFDMVNVPYMEFIEHEEESVAKVPRGKKVRIVCAKEGSSKYVAEILVNHGFDDVAHMLVGIKAWGNLLAPVRVAGGADYELHQFRRPGKASCSYGLVCGEEMMVFDPAKNIAAYTEFAAEKGCNITKTFETHRQADYISGSMGLNKSLGVEIVAPDEDFHPATFAYTPAGDGTVFRFGNGGPEVKSIHTPGHTPGSTCYLIDDRYMITGDTVFIYSIGRPDLGGMAKEWSQMLFDTLQQKILQWDRATLMLPGHYMDWKEANQDLVFTRSLEQIKEINADIYNIADADTFYGFIEANMRKQPDEYAKIREINAGLVTVDDENADIMDLGKNECAASKMANK
- the sat gene encoding sulfate adenylyltransferase — translated: MANLIPPHGGKGLTCCLLEGAELDAEKKKAEGLKKVEISARAKGDLIMMGIGGFSPLTGFMTKADWKGVCENFLMADGTFWPIPVTLDASKEDADAISEGDEIALYDPEGDEIMATMQVTEKFEMTEADKTFECEKVYMGEGTPTPEEFWKIAKDDHPGVQMVMNQKAFNLAGPVKVLSEAEYPTKYAGVYARPAESRKMFEERGWSEVAALQLRNPMHRSHEYLCKIAVEVCDGVYIHSLVGNLKPGDIPAEVRVKCIDTLVKNYFVEQNVIQGGYPLDMRYAGPREGLLHATFRQNYGCSKMIIGRDHAGVGDFYGMFEAQTIFDKIPTPEGEGKALLCQPLKIDWTFYCYKCDGMASLRTCPHAKEDRVLLSGTMLRKMLSEGGDLPDHFGRDEVVAILRDYYEGLTEKVEIKTHKAATGD
- the qmoC gene encoding quinone-interacting membrane-bound oxidoreductase complex subunit QmoC codes for the protein MADAYVVEPDIGFINEVKGLGGGDLKKCFQCATCSVACPIAPDNKPFPRKEMIAASWGLKDKLVGNGDVWLCHNCGDCSTLCPRGAKPGDVLAAIRAYAVTEYGPVKAIGKLINDPKKLPIVLGIPAVLFLVVGLITGLLDFTPEGDKIAHAHFFSTWLVDIMMIPAAIWTVATFAIGLKRFLNDMHQNALADGKTDIKKIDPMGMIQGLIRIILPILKHDKFNECGENKDRATAHMMVLFGFIGLFIVTSIFFVVLYVFQIHGPYSQLNPVKWLGNIAGVSLVIGSVLMIKQRLAKKDQVSAYKDWWLVIWALSLGVTGLLSEMTRLAGMAGVTYFLYYVHLMFVWSLFFFIAYSKLAHLVYRTAAMAYNEYIGRK